CTTCTTGCATGTAATTTATCATCAACCATATGGTCAAGCTTAATCATATACATAACGCCAACTGAAACGCGATTATCAAATTTTTCGCCTGTTCTACCATCATATAAAACATACTTCCCATCAGGATCCATTCCGGCTTCTTTCATGATTTCATCTAAATCATTTTGTTCTGCCCCGTCAAATACAGGTGTTGCAACGTGGATTCCTAATAATTTAGCAGCCATTCCTAAATGGATTTCTAAAACTTGTCCTATGTTCATACGAGAAGGAACTCCAAGTGGATTTAACATAATATCTACTGGCGTACCATCTGCTAAATATGGCATATCTTCTGAAGGTAGTATTTTAGAGATAACGCCTTTGTTTCCATGACGTCCCGCCATTTTATCCCCTTCAGATATTTTTCTTTTTTGAACGATATAAACTCTTACAACAGTGTTGACTCCTGGGGATAATTCATCTTTGTCTCTTGTAAAGACTTTTACAGAATGAACAATTCCGCCTCCGCCATGAGGAACTCTTAAAGAGGTATCTCTTACTTCTCTTGATTTCTCACCAAAAATAGCTAGTAATAATCGATCTTCTGGGGTTGGATCTGTAACGCCTTTAGGAGTTACTTTACCAACTAAAATGTCGCCTTCTTTGACTTCTGCTCCTGGAATAATGATTCCAATATCGTCTAAGAACTTACGGCCTTCTTCACCAACGTTTGGAATTTCTCTGGTGATTTCTTCTTTTCCAAGTTTTGTATCTCTTGCTTCGATTTCATATTTTTCAATGTGAATGGATGTATAAACATCTTCTTTTACTAAACGCTCATTCATAATAACGGCGTCTTCATAGTTGTATCCATTCCATGTCATAAACGCTACGACAACGTTTCTACCAATCGCTAATTCTCCCAGATCCATTGATGGACCATCTGCGATGATATCTCCGGCTTTAATGTCTTCACCTAAAGATACAATTGGGGTTTGATTAATACAAGTCCCTTGATTACTTCTCATAAATTTAGATAGTGGATATGTATCCATTTCTCCATCTAAACGACGAATTTTTACTTTATATCCATCAACAAGTTCTACCACTCCGTCATGAAGTGCTATTACTGAAGTTCCTGAATCATGAGCGGTTTTATATTCAATTCCCGTACCAACAAATGGCGCTTCTGGATTTAACAAAGGAATCGCTTGACGTTGCATGTTCGCTCCCATTAAGGCGCGGTTTGCATCATCGTGCTCAAGGAAAGGAATACAAGCAGTAGAAACGGACACAATTTGTTTTGGCGAAACGTCCATGTAATCGCATTTTGTACGATCAAATATTTTCGTTTCTCCTAAATATCTTGCGACAACTCTTTCTTCTTTGATGGTCATGTCATCATTAATTTTAACGTTTGCTTGAACGATGACAAATTTTTGTTCTTGATCGGCTGATAAATAATCAATTACATCTGAAATTTTACCAGTTGTTTTGTCTATTCTTAAATATGGAGTTTCCATAAAGCCATATTTGTTTACTTTAACATAACAAGCCAAAGAGTTAATAAGTCCAATATTTTGACCTTCAGGGGTTTCAATAGGACAAATTCTACCATAATGAGATTGATGAACGTCACGAACTTCAAAGCCCGCACGGTCTCTGGTTAATCCGCCAGGTCCAAGTGCAGATATTCTTCGTTTATGTGTAATTTCATCTAATGGATTGGTTTGTTGCATGAATTGAGACAATTGAGAACTTCCAAAGAATTCCTTTAAAGAAGAGGTGAGAGGTCGAATGTTTACCAAGTTTTGTGGTGTCATTTCTTTTGATTCTTTGGTTGACATTCTATCTTTAACGTTCTTCTCCATTTTTGCAAGCCCAATTCTAAATTGGTTTTTAAGAAGCTCGCCGATTAAACGTAGACGGCGGTTTCCTAAATGGTCGATATCATCTAGTGAACCGATGCGATCAAATAAATTTAAATAATAAGAAATACTTGCGATAATATCAGAAGTGGTTATATGAAGTCTGGTTTCGTATGAGTTATTTCCAATTAAACGAACTTCTTGAGAAGTTCCATTTACTTCAAGCCTTAAATCAAGAATCTCGACATAACAATCGCGAATCACATTTGCAATAAAGTCTTCATTGATGTTTTCTTGAATTTCATTTCTCGCTTCTCGATCTAAATGAATTTTAAGTTCTTTTTCTAAATCATCATCAAATACAACTCTTTCAGTATATAGATGTCTTACTGTTTTGAGCTTATCTAGAATTTCACGATTAATGACTTGATCTTTCTCAAAAAGAATTTCTCCTGTTTGATTATCAACCATATCCTTTGCAAATTTTACTTGAATTCCTCGATCTAATAATTGACGAATTCTTGTAATTACATCCATTTTTTGATTGACTTTAAATCGACCAACTTCTGCTAAATCATAACGTTTTTCATCGTATAACCTAGAAACAAAGAATGATCTAGCTCCTTCAAGAGTGGCTGTCTCGCCTTGACGAATTTTAGCATAGACTTCTTTCATTGCATCGGCTGAATTTGTAGTTAAATCTTTATCAAATGTATTTTTCAATAAAGTATTACTGCCAAAAAGATTAAAGATTTGGTCTTCATTTGAGAAGCCAAGCGCCTTAATCATGGTTGTTAAATATATTTTTTTTGAACGGTCTATCTTAGCATATAAAATTTCTTTTGATCCCATTTCGTATTCAAGCCAAGCTCCTCTTGTTGGAATTACTTGTCCTAAATACTTTCTTTGTAATGTCTTTTTATCCACTTCTTCTGAGTAGAAGACTCCGGAAGAACGAACAATTTGGGAGACAATAACTCTTTCCGAACCGTTAATAATAAATGTACCAACAGGAGTCATCATTGGGATATCGCCCATAAAGATTTTTTGCTCTTTAATGTTGTCTAAAGCTAGACCTTCAGTTCCAACTTTATCCAAACCATCTTTGTTTCGTAACTGAACTCTCACTTTTAATGGTCTTGAGAAAGTTACGTCTTTCTCTTTACATTCTTCAACAGAATATTTAGGGTCTTCTAATTCATAATCCTTAAAATATAGTTCAAGATTTTCTGTAAAGTTAGTAATTGGTGAAATGTCTTCAAACAACTCTTTTAGACCGGTTTCAACAAACCAATCAAATGAAGTTGTTTGTACTTCAATCAAATTTGGTAATTCCACATTTGATTTTACCCGCGAATAATTTCTTCTAACTCTTCGCTTTCCGTAATTAACGGTTTTGTAATCCACAAAATCACCCCAATATATGAAAATTATTAAAAAAACAGTGTAAAATCTGTAAGAAATGCAAAAATGCGCATTCTATCGCATTTAAATATATTATCATAATTGTGTCAATTAGTCAATTATTTTTGACATTTAATGACATAATATCCAGATTGTTTTGCTAACACCTCAACAAGCGCGTAGTGCTTTTCACATTCTTTGATTGCAGAAAGCGCTCCTTGATTTTTATTTATAACTAAAATTAAAGATCCTTTTTCATTTAAATATGTTAAAGCATCTTCAAAAAATTGATATATTATTTTTTTCCCAACACGAATTGGTGGATTTGATACAATCAGATCAAATGTATCATTTACATTTTCAAATCCATCACTTTGTAGAACTTTGGCATTTAAAAAATGATTTTTTACATTTTCTTGTGCTAATTCCACTGCTCGAACATTAATGTCAACCATGGTTAAACTACAATGCCACACTTTTCCTAAAACAATTCCAATCGGTCCGTACCCACATCCAAGATCAAGTACTTTTTTGTATGGAGTAGGAAGAATTGTTTCTAGAAGTGTTCTTGTTCCGAAATCTAATCCCGATTTTGAGAACACGCCACTATCCGAAGTCATGTGATAATGATTCTTATTGATAATAAAATGTATATCTTTCTTTTTGCTTTCAAGCAAGTCGTTTTCTTTCGAAAAATAATGTGCCATATTCATCACCTCTCTAAACGCCAAAAACCTGAGAGATTCTCAGGTTTTGTTCGTCTTTGTAAAAAACTATTTTAATTCTACAGTCGCTCCAGCATCTGTCAATTTTTTCGCGATTTCTTTTGCTTCGTCTTCTTTTACTTTTTCTTTAATTGCTTTAGGTGCTGCATCTACTAAATTTTTCGCTTCAATTAAACCTAAACCAGTTAATTCACGAACAACTTTAATAACTGCAACTTTACTTAAACCAACGCTTGTTAAGATAATACTAACTTCTTTTGGCCCTTGTTCTTCTTCTTCAACAAGTGCGGCAGCTGGTGCAGCAGATACTGCGGAAGGATCAATCCCAAATTCTTCTTTCATCGCGTCGATAAGACCTTTGATTTCTAAGATAGTCATTTCTTTTAATGATTCAATAAATTCTTTAGCTGTTAATTTTGCCATTTTAATTTCCTCCTAATTTTATTTATTCTTTGTTTACGATCATATCAAGACCTATTGCTAAGTCTCGAAGTGGTGCGTATAATTGTGTTGCTAACATGGTTAGTAATATATCTTTTGGTGGCAATACTGAAATTTGTTTGATTTCTTCAGGTAGATAAAAGTTTCCATCTACGATACCTGATTTAACAATCAAATTTTGGTTTTTCCTAGCAAATTCATGTAGTATTTTTGCGGCCGAAATAGAATCGTTATAAGCTAATACAACTCCATTTGGACCATATAAATCAGCGTTTAATGATTCATAGCCTAATTTAGTTGCTGCTCTTCTTGAAATATTGTTTTTAATGACAAACATTTCGCAACCTTCTTTACGTAGTTGACGACGTAATGTTTCGGTTTTTTCTACCGTTAATCCACGGTATTCAGCAACAACAATTGATTTAGCCTTTAACATTTTTTCAGCAACTTCATTCACTGATTCTTGTTTTAAGTTAATTACTGTTTCTCTTGACATAAGTTAACCTCCTATAAATGTCATTTTGAAAAAAGAAAACCTCTTTTTGTGAGAAAAAGAGGAATAAATAAACTTTATTTATTTTCCTTTGTCTCGGTAGGATGATTAAGCGTTAGCCCCTACTGTCTTAGATAAAGTTATTTATTTTTTAAACTTCTACGTCAATTCCAGGTCCCATCGTTGATGAGATGGCAACGTTTTTCATATAAACGCCTTTAACGGTTGAAGGTTTTGCTTTTGAAATGACTTCAATTACAGATCTAATATTATCAACTAAATTTTCGGCTGTAAATGAAACTTTTCCAACTATTGCTTGAATGTTTCCGCCTTTATCAACGCGGTAAGTAATCTTTCCACCTTTTGATTCGGAAACAGCTTTAGTTATATCTTGAGTAACGGTACCCGTTTTTGGATTTGGCATTAAACCTTTAGGTCCTAATAAACGTCCAATTTTTCCAAGGGTCCCCATCATATCAGGTGTTGCGATTACGATATCAAAGTCAAACCATCCACCTTGGATTTTTTCAACTAAATCATCGTCTCCTACAAAATCAGCTCCTGCTTCTTTTGCGTCTTTTGCTTTATCACCTTTCGCAAAAACTAATACTCTTTTTTCTTTACCTGTTCCATGTGGTAAAACAAGTGCTCCGCGTAAGTTTTGTTCAGCTTTGCGTGAGTCTAAGTTTAAGTTAAAGGCAAGTTCCACTGTAGCATCAAATTTTTCAAAAGAGATTGCTTTAACCAATTCTACAGCTTCTTGAAGTGGATATTTTTTTTCTCTTGAAATCTTAGCTAAAGCTTCTATGTATTTTTTTCCTTTTTTTGCCATGCTTTTTTCCTCCTATATCTGGTTTTAGCGGATTGTCCTCCCATATATAGTTGTATATTTCTAACAACTATTTGTTTAGTCTACTACGACAATTCCCATGTTTCTTGCTGATCCTGCGATAATTTTAGCTGCTGCTTCAACATCATTTGCATTTAAATCAGGCATTTTGACCGTTGCGATTTCGCGTAATTTATCCCAAGTAATTGTTGCGACTGTTTCTTTTTTTGAATTTGCTGCACCCTTTGTAATTTTACATGCTTTTTTCAAAAGATCACTTGCTGGTGGAGTTTTGGTAATAAATTTGAATGAACGGTCATCATATACCGTAATCACTACTGGAATTACACTACCAATTTGCTCTTTTGTACGATCATTGAATTGCACACAAAATTGTTGGATGTTGACGCCTGCTTGTCCTAATGCTGGTCCAATTGGTGGAGCTGGTGTTGCTTTTCCACCTGGGATTTGCAATTTTACGACAGTTTTAATTTCTTTAGCCACGAACGACACCTCCTTATTTTCGTGATGTGGTTACCGGATTTTATCCTCCCACTCATGCGTTTATAATACACACGCTGAAGTATTATACAATATTATCCTTAAAATTGTCAAGGATTTTTTACTGATTTTTAGGCGTTTCTGTTAAATGATTAAATATCATATTTTGCATTGATTTCTGATGGTGTTTTTCGAAGTAATGAGAAGACTGGAAATAAACCGAACAATAGATTTACTGCATAAATGGCTACTATTCCTAAAATAAATAAATAGAATGGGAAATAGAAGAACGTCATATTGATCCCTAGCTCACTTGACATACCGGAGAATTGATCCATCGCTGTTTGAACTTTATTAACCATATAAGCCATAAACAGATATCCAGTTAAGGATCCAACTGTTGTAAAGGCCAGTATTTCTGAAATGAAGATTTTATAGATGTCTCTTTTCGAAGCGCCTATGGAACGATATATTCCGATTTCTTTAATCCGATTCAACATACTTGATCTCATCATAAAGAATATGTAGACTACTATTCCTGCGAAAGTAATTAATATATTTTGTAGTTGTTTTACAATATCTGCACGCATATTAGTGATGTATTCTGTTTTTGCAACTTCATATGAATTAATACCTATAAATCCTAAAGCATCCATTTCTAAAATGGTTTGTGAAGGATTATCTGTATGATAATAGATGTATTCTTTTGTTTGACCCGCCACGATATTTTCCAAAGAAAATTGTAGGAAGTCTTCGTTTGTTATAATGGGTTTGTGCAATGTTTCAGATTCATATAATCCTACAACAGTAAATGTTTTTCCATAAACAGTAATTTCATCTCCAATTTCAGCAATTAAGTTAGGATAAAGAACATCTCCATCGTCTACCAAATCTATTCCTTCAACAATTTCGTAATCGCCAGTAGCTACCCCCAGCGAAACATAGTTGGTTCCCGAATATTCATTAAAATATTCAATGTTATCATCAGTTAGTATAATAAGAGGCGACTCCGTTTTCACAATTCCTACTACCGTTAACGGGTAACTCACATTAACAGAACTAATCGTACCTCCAATTAAAGATTCATAAGAGGTGACTCCTAAATCACTAACGCCCTTATTTGAAAGAATAGAATCTGCTAGCCATTCATCTATAGCTATTTCGTATTTATCAACAGGTAAGACTCCTTCTGTAATAAAAGACGAAGTTACTTGAGAAACCGGCACAACATAACCTCTCACACTGGCTAATGCAAAGTTTCCATAATAATAAAGACTACTTCCTTGATATAAATCTCTATAAGAAATTTGAAGCAAGGTTTGATCTGAATATGACATAATATTATCAGCCGAAGTTTCATTTAATAATTGATTAATATCTTCAATCGTCAAATCTTCATTCACTTCAACTGCAATTAAGTCTTTTGCAATGCTTAAAAATTCAGATTCATCTACTTTTGTTAATGCTCCAAACGTCGCAAGATTGTAAACAACAAGTGCAGAAATGGCAAAATAGGCAAGTAAAAACAATTTCCCTAAGAATTTTCTTTCGCCAAAGACTTTTCTAAACCCTGCTTTTAAAGCATCTTTCATTCTTATAAATGATTTACGCTTTTGATCTGAAATAATTTTACCGAATTGGGTTAAATCAAATGTTGCTTTTGAGATATCATCGGTTTCTGGTTTTCGGTAATGGTCATCAATTAACTGAATTTCTGAATCGTTTGTAATGTATTTTACTTTTGACTTTGAATCGACTTTTACAAATAATGTATTATTAAAATAGATGACTTTTATTTTTGGAGTATCGGGAGCATCATTATGAAAGTAAAAATCAACTGGTATCGGAGTGTCTCCTGATAATATATTTAAGTCTTGTAAATAGATATTTCTGTCATCGACATGTTCTAACGTTCTGTTTCCAACATTATCATAATCGTTAATGATTTTTCCATCAGATAATTCAATCACTCTATCAGAATAAAAATCAACTAATTCACGTTCATGACTTACTAAGATAACCAAACAAGTTTGACTGATTTTTTTAATAATACCCATAATTTCAAATGTATTATTGGCATCTAAATTTCCAGTAGGTTCATCCGCTAAAACAACTTTTGGATTTTTGGCAATGGCTCTTGCGATTGCAACACGTTGTTGTTGCCCTCCTGATAACGCTTGAACATTACGTTTACGATAATTATACATACCAACGCTTCTTAAAACGTAATTAATTCGCTCTTCTACTAATTCTTTGTCATAAAGGCCAGCCATATTTAATGCAATCTCAACGTTTTGATAAACTGTTTTATCGGTAATCAAATTGTAGTTTTGAAAAATATAACCAACATATTTATTTCTTAAAATATCCCATTCTAATGGTTTGTATGATGTTAGTTCTGATTCATCAAAATTAACTTTTCCAGTATCAAACTTATCTAACCCGCCAATTACATTTAAAAGAGTCGTTTTTCCACATCCAGATGGTCCAGTTAAAGCTACTAGTCCAATCTCGGGAAATTCTAAGGCAGTATGGTCGATCACATGAATTTCATTTAATTTTCCTTTATTATAAAACTTATCTAAATTGGTTAATTTTATCATATGATTGCCTCCTTATTCTACTTTAAGTGTCTTATTAACGGATTCTCTAAAAATGCGTTTTGTATACTTGCTAGAAATAATCAAGGCCATGATGACCATTAAACAGAAAAACACAATATAATTTGTAAAGGTATACATTTTTAAAGAATAAAAGATGGTTTCAACACCGGCTCGAACTTTTAAAATTAGAGTGAATCCAACAAATAAGAGAAAGCTGAACAAAGTAACGAATCCATTTTCAGTATAGATAAAAAGCTTTATCATCTTTTTATTTGCGCCAATGGTTCTAAAAATAGCATAATCATGAAGTTTTGTATTGATAATCGCTTTAAAGATCACATAAGTAATTAATGTTGCTCCCAAAAGGGTTAACGTGATAAGTGCTATCATACCTATAGATTGAATTAGTAATATTATTGCTGAAAAGCTATCACTAGCTGCGGAATCGTAAGGATAAAACACTTTATATTTTGAAGTTAATAAGATGTTATCAATTCGAGAAATTTCATTTACTAATGTTTTGACATTTAAATCGGTATTTGCAATAACACTCACTTGATAAATATCATCATAAATCATATTATTTAATGTTGTTTCACTTGCTTGAAAAGCGTCTTGGTATTCATCTGATGCGTAATTTGAATATCGAATCGTGAAATCCTCAGCAGTAAAGGTTGTGTAAAAATCTGTTATAACAAAATCTCCAGTTACCTCACAATAAGTATCACTTATGCAAGTGTTTCCTATTTCTGACCACGAAGGCATAATAACAAAATTATCTGGAAGAGTGTTATCAACAGTGAAAGAAAATTCGTTTAAGAAAACTGAATAGGAAAACGCTTCATCTTCTTGGTCTACTCCAATTAAAGTTGAATCTGTAGTGTATCGAAAATAATTTACGTAGACTAAATTTGATAAGACGTCCTCTTGCAATAAGAAATATGCTCCGTTATAAGGATTACTTATGTCCATATAGATATCTGCAGCATTTATAACACCAACAATTTTATATGCTACTCTTTCTATAACTTCTCCATAATAATAATTATTATTTTGAACAATAATTCTATCTATATAATCTGCGGCTAAATCAAGTCGCTCTCCACTTATCGCTATAACCATTTCGTCGTCTGCTAAGGGAAGTCTTCCAGCTACTAATAACTCTTCATTTGATAAAACAGAAATAGGCAAATACAATCCGGAAAATGATAAATTATTCTCAGGATCATTTTCGTCAAAATCCGTACGCAAATATGTATATGTATCTAGCAAATAATCGAAAGGTACAACTGTTTGTGTTTTATTTAATGCTTGCAATTCTTCTAAATCCGCAGCTGTAAAAGGCGTTTTATCAGTTTTTCTAACAATAATTCTTGAAACGCTTGTGTTTTCGAAATAAGAGTTATAGCTGTATGATATATCATCAAGATTTACATTAAATGATCCATACGCTAAAGCAACAAAGAATGCAAAAAAGGTAAACACAATAATCATCAAAAATGATTTTTTAGGAACGGATAAAAGATTCCGAAAAGCCATTTTAACAAAATCTAAAAATTTGATTTGTCTTTCTTCATCTGGAATAACAGGTAAATTAAGTTTTTCAACTTTATTAAGTTCAATATCTTCAACAACCTCACCATCAAAGATTCGAATTTTTCTTGTGGCAAATTCTTTTATTTGATCAAAATCATGGGTAACAATAATAACTAACTTATCTTTTGATATTTCATGAAGCAATTCAAGAATTTGTCTTGCGGAAACGCTGTCTAAATTTCCTGTTGGCTCATCAGCTGCGATAATAGGACAATCTTTAGCTAAAGCTCTTGCAATAACAACACGTTGTTTTTGACCACCTGATAATTTAGTGGCTTTATGATGAATATGTTTTTCAAGCCCAACTCGTCTAATAATCTCTAAAGCTCTACTCTTCACTTGATTTTTAGGATAACCTGATAAAATAAGTGGAGCTTCAACA
This Bacillota bacterium DNA region includes the following protein-coding sequences:
- a CDS encoding ABC transporter ATP-binding protein, encoding MIKLVNVSKYYNSNNVIALGLRKVNLELHVNEFVAVVGESGSGKTTLLNVISGIDSYEDGEMYLNGEETSYFSVSDMENYRKKYIAFVFQSYNLIDSYTVLQNVEAPLILSGYPKNQVKSRALEIIRRVGLEKHIHHKATKLSGGQKQRVVIARALAKDCPIIAADEPTGNLDSVSARQILELLHEISKDKLVIIVTHDFDQIKEFATRKIRIFDGEVVEDIELNKVEKLNLPVIPDEERQIKFLDFVKMAFRNLLSVPKKSFLMIIVFTFFAFFVALAYGSFNVNLDDISYSYNSYFENTSVSRIIVRKTDKTPFTAADLEELQALNKTQTVVPFDYLLDTYTYLRTDFDENDPENNLSFSGLYLPISVLSNEELLVAGRLPLADDEMVIAISGERLDLAADYIDRIIVQNNNYYYGEVIERVAYKIVGVINAADIYMDISNPYNGAYFLLQEDVLSNLVYVNYFRYTTDSTLIGVDQEDEAFSYSVFLNEFSFTVDNTLPDNFVIMPSWSEIGNTCISDTYCEVTGDFVITDFYTTFTAEDFTIRYSNYASDEYQDAFQASETTLNNMIYDDIYQVSVIANTDLNVKTLVNEISRIDNILLTSKYKVFYPYDSAASDSFSAIILLIQSIGMIALITLTLLGATLITYVIFKAIINTKLHDYAIFRTIGANKKMIKLFIYTENGFVTLFSFLLFVGFTLILKVRAGVETIFYSLKMYTFTNYIVFFCLMVIMALIISSKYTKRIFRESVNKTLKVE
- a CDS encoding DNA-directed RNA polymerase subunit beta, which gives rise to MDYKTVNYGKRRVRRNYSRVKSNVELPNLIEVQTTSFDWFVETGLKELFEDISPITNFTENLELYFKDYELEDPKYSVEECKEKDVTFSRPLKVRVQLRNKDGLDKVGTEGLALDNIKEQKIFMGDIPMMTPVGTFIINGSERVIVSQIVRSSGVFYSEEVDKKTLQRKYLGQVIPTRGAWLEYEMGSKEILYAKIDRSKKIYLTTMIKALGFSNEDQIFNLFGSNTLLKNTFDKDLTTNSADAMKEVYAKIRQGETATLEGARSFFVSRLYDEKRYDLAEVGRFKVNQKMDVITRIRQLLDRGIQVKFAKDMVDNQTGEILFEKDQVINREILDKLKTVRHLYTERVVFDDDLEKELKIHLDREARNEIQENINEDFIANVIRDCYVEILDLRLEVNGTSQEVRLIGNNSYETRLHITTSDIIASISYYLNLFDRIGSLDDIDHLGNRRLRLIGELLKNQFRIGLAKMEKNVKDRMSTKESKEMTPQNLVNIRPLTSSLKEFFGSSQLSQFMQQTNPLDEITHKRRISALGPGGLTRDRAGFEVRDVHQSHYGRICPIETPEGQNIGLINSLACYVKVNKYGFMETPYLRIDKTTGKISDVIDYLSADQEQKFVIVQANVKINDDMTIKEERVVARYLGETKIFDRTKCDYMDVSPKQIVSVSTACIPFLEHDDANRALMGANMQRQAIPLLNPEAPFVGTGIEYKTAHDSGTSVIALHDGVVELVDGYKVKIRRLDGEMDTYPLSKFMRSNQGTCINQTPIVSLGEDIKAGDIIADGPSMDLGELAIGRNVVVAFMTWNGYNYEDAVIMNERLVKEDVYTSIHIEKYEIEARDTKLGKEEITREIPNVGEEGRKFLDDIGIIIPGAEVKEGDILVGKVTPKGVTDPTPEDRLLLAIFGEKSREVRDTSLRVPHGGGGIVHSVKVFTRDKDELSPGVNTVVRVYIVQKRKISEGDKMAGRHGNKGVISKILPSEDMPYLADGTPVDIMLNPLGVPSRMNIGQVLEIHLGMAAKLLGIHVATPVFDGAEQNDLDEIMKEAGMDPDGKYVLYDGRTGEKFDNRVSVGVMYMIKLDHMVDDKLHARSVGPYTLVTQQPMGGKAQNGGQRFGEMEVWALEAYGAAYTLQEMLTVKSDDIIGRNKVFRAIVDGQPIPDPSLPESFRVLTRELRALGIYVELINRDSLINEVNKSLVDDDVEDYITKYGFKS
- a CDS encoding ABC transporter ATP-binding protein/permease: MIKLTNLDKFYNKGKLNEIHVIDHTALEFPEIGLVALTGPSGCGKTTLLNVIGGLDKFDTGKVNFDESELTSYKPLEWDILRNKYVGYIFQNYNLITDKTVYQNVEIALNMAGLYDKELVEERINYVLRSVGMYNYRKRNVQALSGGQQQRVAIARAIAKNPKVVLADEPTGNLDANNTFEIMGIIKKISQTCLVILVSHERELVDFYSDRVIELSDGKIINDYDNVGNRTLEHVDDRNIYLQDLNILSGDTPIPVDFYFHNDAPDTPKIKVIYFNNTLFVKVDSKSKVKYITNDSEIQLIDDHYRKPETDDISKATFDLTQFGKIISDQKRKSFIRMKDALKAGFRKVFGERKFLGKLFLLAYFAISALVVYNLATFGALTKVDESEFLSIAKDLIAVEVNEDLTIEDINQLLNETSADNIMSYSDQTLLQISYRDLYQGSSLYYYGNFALASVRGYVVPVSQVTSSFITEGVLPVDKYEIAIDEWLADSILSNKGVSDLGVTSYESLIGGTISSVNVSYPLTVVGIVKTESPLIILTDDNIEYFNEYSGTNYVSLGVATGDYEIVEGIDLVDDGDVLYPNLIAEIGDEITVYGKTFTVVGLYESETLHKPIITNEDFLQFSLENIVAGQTKEYIYYHTDNPSQTILEMDALGFIGINSYEVAKTEYITNMRADIVKQLQNILITFAGIVVYIFFMMRSSMLNRIKEIGIYRSIGASKRDIYKIFISEILAFTTVGSLTGYLFMAYMVNKVQTAMDQFSGMSSELGINMTFFYFPFYLFILGIVAIYAVNLLFGLFPVFSLLRKTPSEINAKYDI
- the rplA gene encoding 50S ribosomal protein L1 — translated: MAKKGKKYIEALAKISREKKYPLQEAVELVKAISFEKFDATVELAFNLNLDSRKAEQNLRGALVLPHGTGKEKRVLVFAKGDKAKDAKEAGADFVGDDDLVEKIQGGWFDFDIVIATPDMMGTLGKIGRLLGPKGLMPNPKTGTVTQDITKAVSESKGGKITYRVDKGGNIQAIVGKVSFTAENLVDNIRSVIEVISKAKPSTVKGVYMKNVAISSTMGPGIDVEV
- the rplL gene encoding 50S ribosomal protein L7/L12 — encoded protein: MAKLTAKEFIESLKEMTILEIKGLIDAMKEEFGIDPSAVSAAPAAALVEEEEQGPKEVSIILTSVGLSKVAVIKVVRELTGLGLIEAKNLVDAAPKAIKEKVKEDEAKEIAKKLTDAGATVELK
- the rplJ gene encoding 50S ribosomal protein L10 translates to MSRETVINLKQESVNEVAEKMLKAKSIVVAEYRGLTVEKTETLRRQLRKEGCEMFVIKNNISRRAATKLGYESLNADLYGPNGVVLAYNDSISAAKILHEFARKNQNLIVKSGIVDGNFYLPEEIKQISVLPPKDILLTMLATQLYAPLRDLAIGLDMIVNKE
- a CDS encoding methyltransferase, yielding MAHYFSKENDLLESKKKDIHFIINKNHYHMTSDSGVFSKSGLDFGTRTLLETILPTPYKKVLDLGCGYGPIGIVLGKVWHCSLTMVDINVRAVELAQENVKNHFLNAKVLQSDGFENVNDTFDLIVSNPPIRVGKKIIYQFFEDALTYLNEKGSLILVINKNQGALSAIKECEKHYALVEVLAKQSGYYVIKCQK
- the rplK gene encoding 50S ribosomal protein L11 yields the protein MAKEIKTVVKLQIPGGKATPAPPIGPALGQAGVNIQQFCVQFNDRTKEQIGSVIPVVITVYDDRSFKFITKTPPASDLLKKACKITKGAANSKKETVATITWDKLREIATVKMPDLNANDVEAAAKIIAGSARNMGIVVVD